A single window of Granulicella mallensis MP5ACTX8 DNA harbors:
- a CDS encoding TonB-dependent receptor has translation MSLALLSGSTARCFGYGMLLLALLLVTGTPLLVAQEVTGTIVGTVTDNSGAVVPGAKVTITNTDRNAVVRTTKTGKEGEYSAPLLPIGHYSVTVETSGFKKATQADIILNVNDKRSVNAVLEVGNNTETVTVEADALQVNSESDAASGLITGTQVRELALQSRNYEELVQLMPGVSADIGDALYAGVSAPNGNTNETAFSLNGSFGSSNSWTVDGADNVDRGGNFSLLNYPSVDAIEEFKVLRGNYSAEYGRSAGGVINVITRSGKSKFHGGVYEFFRNDVLDANDWGNKQQSPVASRTPFRYNDFGWTLGGPVFIPHLYNTERNKTFFFYSEELRRVVQQNPVTGVVPDANERAGNFENSVCSVYPNSDGSCPGQVVSNVSSINPAAAAYLKDVYSHLPLPTTPGQDLLFANEGNIFNFQQEIGRIDHTFNSKLSGFVRYMQDSIPTVEGGGLFNGNPLPNITQTSTDSPGQNVAANLTWIITPTLINEVEYAWSSGAIKSHNSGQLAASNSPDVASAIALPFQETLNRIPSIAYGVSNASFFGFGTYGDFNKNNAIFDNVTKTIGKHSLKFGFSYNHYEKSENSASNNAGTFTFAATPYAGAPAGDQKAEFEQEFALFLSGQFSQFTQSANDFRAVIFQNQIEFYGQDAYKPIPNLTLNFGLRYSIFRQPTDGNGRTTNFVPTLYTSAKAPGIDDNGNVVVTPNYDPLNGIIIGGSGNGAHNSPYNTAIAPQFHNGYQPRIGFSFDPWNNGKTAVRGGYGVFVESPGVGFIENNEFINPPFVGNTTISGGPFNNPSAGSATNNSVQSVGGVSTNWHQPYAQQWDLDLQRQIPYDIVLDVGYYGSKGTHQLSQVDINQPLPGAYVNNATIENGLGYDPMADPPVPLQQMTSDSQSLLNIIRPYQGYGPIDLYEPIFSSNYNSLQTSLQKRFNGGSLVSVNYTWSKSLTNRPDQAGGNLPVPQNSYNLSAEYGPSRFDRRNVFNANWVYELPFFSKQQGLTGRVLGGWEFSGIVQLQSGQWLSAIGDSAIDPGGLGVFTSATAPNDPRPDQVGNPNRHAPHTIASWYDTTAFTDVPTNEFRPGNSTRATILGPGSQRWDMALLKNIKVYGDQLFQFRAEAFNIWNHTNYNNVDTTQDDGTTGQVLGAGEKRILQVALKYNF, from the coding sequence CGGTACACCTTTGTTGGTGGCCCAGGAAGTTACGGGCACGATCGTGGGTACGGTGACTGACAACTCGGGCGCCGTGGTGCCTGGAGCGAAGGTGACGATCACCAACACGGATCGCAACGCAGTGGTGCGCACGACGAAGACCGGCAAAGAGGGAGAATATTCCGCGCCCCTGCTGCCGATTGGACACTATTCGGTTACGGTTGAAACCTCCGGTTTTAAAAAGGCAACGCAGGCGGACATCATTCTGAACGTGAATGACAAGCGCAGCGTGAATGCCGTACTCGAGGTGGGAAACAACACCGAAACGGTGACGGTAGAGGCGGATGCGCTCCAGGTAAACTCTGAATCCGATGCGGCTTCGGGACTGATTACTGGCACGCAGGTCAGGGAACTGGCTCTACAGAGCCGCAACTATGAAGAACTAGTGCAGTTGATGCCCGGAGTCAGCGCCGACATCGGCGATGCGCTCTACGCCGGCGTCAGCGCTCCGAATGGCAATACGAACGAGACCGCGTTTTCTCTGAATGGCAGCTTCGGCTCCTCCAATAGCTGGACAGTGGATGGTGCGGACAACGTCGATCGTGGCGGCAACTTCTCGCTGCTGAACTATCCCAGCGTCGATGCCATTGAAGAGTTCAAAGTTCTACGCGGCAACTACAGTGCCGAGTATGGACGCAGTGCCGGCGGCGTCATCAACGTCATTACTCGTTCCGGAAAATCGAAGTTTCATGGCGGTGTCTATGAGTTTTTCCGCAATGACGTCCTCGACGCCAACGACTGGGGCAACAAGCAGCAATCGCCCGTTGCCAGCCGCACGCCCTTTCGCTACAACGATTTTGGCTGGACGCTGGGTGGCCCGGTCTTCATTCCTCATCTCTACAACACGGAGCGCAATAAGACGTTCTTTTTCTATTCCGAGGAGCTGCGACGTGTAGTGCAACAGAACCCGGTGACCGGTGTGGTGCCGGATGCAAATGAACGAGCAGGGAACTTTGAAAATTCGGTTTGCAGCGTCTATCCGAACAGCGATGGATCATGCCCCGGGCAGGTCGTTTCCAATGTAAGCAGCATCAATCCGGCCGCTGCCGCGTATCTCAAAGATGTCTATTCGCACCTGCCGTTACCGACCACACCCGGCCAGGATCTTCTCTTCGCAAATGAAGGGAATATCTTCAACTTCCAGCAGGAGATCGGTCGCATCGACCACACGTTTAACTCGAAGCTTTCCGGGTTCGTGCGCTACATGCAGGATTCGATTCCGACGGTCGAAGGTGGCGGCTTATTCAATGGCAATCCTCTGCCGAATATCACGCAGACTTCAACGGATTCACCGGGGCAGAACGTGGCTGCCAACCTGACCTGGATCATTACTCCAACGTTGATCAACGAGGTGGAGTACGCGTGGTCCTCCGGTGCGATCAAGAGCCACAACTCAGGCCAGCTCGCCGCCAGCAACTCCCCGGATGTGGCGAGCGCCATCGCGTTGCCCTTTCAGGAAACGCTTAACCGCATTCCGAGCATCGCCTATGGCGTTAGCAATGCAAGCTTCTTTGGCTTTGGCACGTACGGCGACTTCAATAAGAACAACGCGATCTTCGATAACGTGACCAAGACGATTGGAAAACATAGCCTGAAGTTCGGCTTCTCCTATAACCACTATGAGAAATCCGAAAACTCGGCCTCGAACAATGCGGGAACTTTTACCTTTGCAGCGACGCCTTACGCGGGGGCTCCAGCGGGCGATCAGAAGGCTGAGTTTGAACAGGAGTTTGCCCTGTTTCTCTCGGGCCAGTTCTCGCAGTTTACGCAGTCGGCAAATGACTTCCGCGCGGTCATCTTCCAGAATCAGATCGAGTTTTATGGCCAGGATGCCTACAAGCCCATTCCGAACCTGACGTTGAATTTTGGTTTGAGGTATTCGATCTTCCGCCAACCTACTGATGGGAACGGTCGCACCACTAATTTTGTTCCGACGCTCTACACCTCGGCCAAGGCGCCTGGCATCGACGACAACGGCAATGTCGTGGTAACTCCGAACTATGATCCGCTCAACGGAATCATTATTGGCGGCAGCGGAAATGGGGCACACAACTCGCCTTACAACACGGCCATTGCGCCACAGTTTCACAACGGATACCAGCCCCGTATTGGGTTCTCCTTCGATCCCTGGAACAACGGAAAGACTGCGGTACGCGGCGGATATGGAGTCTTTGTAGAGTCTCCGGGCGTTGGATTTATCGAGAACAACGAGTTCATCAATCCGCCGTTCGTGGGTAACACCACCATCAGCGGTGGTCCATTCAACAATCCCAGCGCGGGCAGCGCCACGAACAATAGCGTGCAGTCGGTAGGAGGTGTATCGACAAACTGGCACCAGCCCTATGCGCAACAGTGGGATCTGGATCTCCAGAGACAGATCCCTTACGACATCGTTCTCGACGTGGGTTATTACGGCTCGAAGGGGACGCACCAGCTTTCGCAGGTGGATATCAATCAGCCGCTCCCTGGCGCCTATGTCAACAACGCAACCATCGAGAACGGCCTGGGATATGACCCAATGGCTGATCCGCCTGTCCCACTCCAGCAGATGACTTCCGACAGTCAAAGCCTGCTCAACATTATCCGTCCCTACCAGGGATATGGACCGATCGATCTTTACGAACCGATCTTCAGTTCTAACTACAACTCCCTCCAGACCAGCCTGCAAAAGCGTTTCAATGGAGGATCTCTCGTAAGTGTTAATTACACCTGGTCTAAATCTTTGACCAACCGTCCCGACCAAGCGGGAGGCAATCTTCCAGTGCCGCAGAACAGCTATAACCTGAGCGCTGAATATGGTCCTTCTCGCTTCGACCGCCGCAATGTGTTCAATGCGAACTGGGTTTATGAGCTGCCCTTCTTCTCTAAACAGCAGGGTTTGACGGGACGTGTGCTCGGAGGCTGGGAGTTCTCCGGGATTGTCCAGCTGCAGTCCGGACAATGGCTCAGTGCGATCGGCGATTCGGCGATCGACCCAGGCGGACTCGGTGTATTTACCTCTGCGACAGCACCGAACGATCCGCGTCCGGATCAGGTGGGCAATCCCAATCGCCATGCCCCACACACCATTGCTTCCTGGTATGACACGACGGCTTTTACGGATGTGCCGACGAATGAGTTCCGGCCTGGCAATTCTACGCGTGCCACGATCCTGGGACCCGGAAGCCAGCGCTGGGATATGGCGTTGCTCAAGAACATCAAAGTGTATGGAGATCAGTTGTTCCAGTTTCGTGCTGAGGCCTTTAATATTTGGAACCACACGAACTACAACAATGTGGACACCACGCAGGACGACGGCACGACAGGGCAGGTACTGGGTGCAGGGGAGAAGCGCATTCTTCAGGTGGCTTTGAAGTATAACTTCTAG
- a CDS encoding MOSC domain-containing protein: MIAEIVSVNISSLQKMWWNGQEILTGIHKSAVSHPVQVETLSIVGDSQADLVNHGGKDKAVYFYPSEHFPFWAEVLGKSQLHPGDLGENFTSKGILETDVFIGDTWRVGTALVQITQPRSPCYKLAIKHERADLVTRFLEATKPGFYASVLREGVVRAGDSMELVSREQDQITVSDVFRLAVGFEPEVKLRSAIGDYDLIPEFWRKKVRAHGPATETITLAS, from the coding sequence ATGATTGCCGAAATCGTATCGGTCAATATCAGCAGTCTACAAAAGATGTGGTGGAACGGCCAGGAGATCCTGACTGGAATCCACAAGAGCGCGGTCAGCCACCCTGTCCAGGTCGAAACGCTGAGCATCGTTGGTGACTCGCAGGCGGATCTGGTAAATCATGGCGGAAAGGATAAAGCTGTCTATTTTTATCCTTCTGAACACTTTCCGTTTTGGGCCGAAGTTCTCGGTAAATCACAACTCCATCCGGGAGACCTCGGAGAGAACTTCACGTCGAAGGGCATCTTGGAAACCGACGTCTTCATTGGGGATACCTGGCGTGTTGGAACCGCACTCGTGCAGATCACCCAGCCTCGCAGCCCTTGCTACAAACTAGCGATCAAGCATGAGCGTGCCGATCTCGTCACGAGATTTCTGGAGGCGACGAAGCCTGGTTTCTATGCTTCCGTATTGCGGGAAGGGGTTGTCCGGGCTGGGGATTCCATGGAGCTGGTCTCCCGGGAACAAGACCAGATCACAGTGTCTGATGTATTTCGTTTGGCAGTTGGCTTCGAACCGGAGGTGAAGCTGCGGTCGGCGATTGGAGACTATGATCTGATTCCGGAGTTTTGGCGGAAAAAGGTCCGGGCGCACGGTCCGGCAACGGAGACCATAACGCTCGCAAGTTAG
- a CDS encoding sulfatase family protein: MPIDRRSFMKTLSAACVVPLRPEAKASQPEIAVVAGQRRQRAHSPNVIVMICDDLGYGDLGCYGSHLPTPNLDRMALESTRFTHFNAAHPICSASRSALLTGRYAQRTYTQGAYFPHSKKGMSLDEVTLANAFKGAKYTTKCIGKWHLGDAPEYLPTNRGFDSYFGVPYSVDMQPLPLLRDLTALEPETDRDQLTKRYTEEAVHFLDNAEEGPFFLYLAYSYPHDPARASKEFQGKSHFGDVGDAVMEIDWSVGEVMKTLRQRNLDSDTIVFFTSDHGPWFQGSPGGLRGRKASTFEGGFRVPMLARWPGQIPANRVVSEWGSNLDLFPTLAGLCGLKLPEHPLDGADISHVLFKTGNEEATRKPILYFSPMSAQGADLHCVREGDWKLRVAQGGGNIYINDSGARSESAWLPRPELYNLAIDPGESYDVAKQYPERVQQMLANIEALMPTFPPDVIAAYTALKRNVASRTTPPGAAFRQKTNAPLPEWAWEPQDRR; this comes from the coding sequence ATGCCGATTGATCGACGTAGTTTTATGAAGACGCTGAGTGCAGCGTGTGTTGTGCCGTTGCGCCCGGAAGCAAAAGCCAGTCAGCCAGAGATAGCCGTCGTGGCCGGTCAGCGTCGTCAGCGGGCGCACTCTCCCAATGTGATCGTGATGATTTGCGATGACCTGGGTTATGGCGATCTCGGATGCTACGGGTCTCACCTGCCTACGCCGAATCTCGATCGCATGGCTCTTGAGAGCACCCGGTTCACCCACTTCAACGCGGCACATCCGATCTGCTCAGCGTCGCGCTCCGCTCTACTTACGGGACGGTATGCTCAACGAACGTATACGCAAGGCGCCTATTTTCCGCACTCGAAGAAAGGGATGTCGCTCGATGAAGTTACGTTGGCGAACGCCTTCAAGGGCGCGAAGTACACCACGAAGTGTATCGGCAAGTGGCACCTCGGCGATGCACCGGAGTACCTGCCCACGAATCGTGGCTTTGACTCTTACTTTGGGGTGCCTTATAGCGTCGATATGCAGCCGTTGCCGCTGCTTCGCGATCTCACCGCGCTGGAGCCGGAGACTGACCGTGACCAGCTCACGAAGCGATATACAGAAGAGGCGGTTCACTTTCTGGACAACGCCGAAGAGGGGCCTTTTTTCCTCTACCTCGCCTACTCCTATCCCCACGATCCGGCGCGCGCGTCGAAGGAGTTTCAGGGGAAGTCGCACTTCGGAGATGTTGGGGACGCGGTGATGGAGATTGACTGGAGCGTTGGTGAGGTCATGAAGACGTTACGGCAGAGAAATTTGGACTCGGATACGATCGTCTTCTTCACCAGCGATCATGGGCCATGGTTTCAAGGTAGCCCCGGAGGTCTGCGGGGGCGCAAGGCATCTACGTTCGAGGGGGGCTTCCGCGTTCCGATGCTCGCACGATGGCCCGGCCAGATTCCTGCCAATCGCGTCGTCAGTGAGTGGGGTTCGAACCTCGATCTGTTCCCCACGCTTGCTGGCCTTTGTGGTCTCAAGTTGCCGGAGCATCCGTTGGATGGGGCCGATATCAGTCATGTTCTCTTCAAAACAGGGAACGAAGAGGCAACGCGGAAACCTATTCTCTACTTCAGCCCGATGAGTGCGCAGGGAGCCGATCTGCACTGCGTTCGGGAGGGCGACTGGAAGCTGCGAGTCGCGCAAGGTGGAGGGAATATCTACATCAATGACAGCGGAGCCAGGAGCGAGAGTGCCTGGCTTCCGCGCCCTGAACTCTATAACCTGGCGATCGATCCGGGAGAGAGCTACGATGTCGCCAAACAATATCCTGAGCGGGTTCAGCAGATGCTCGCAAACATCGAAGCTCTCATGCCGACCTTCCCGCCTGACGTTATCGCTGCCTACACCGCGCTCAAGCGCAATGTAGCAAGCCGAACAACACCCCCGGGCGCGGCGTTCCGGCAGAAGACGAATGCTCCGTTGCCGGAATGGGCCTGGGAGCCGCAGGATCGCCGCTGA
- a CDS encoding cupin domain-containing protein, whose protein sequence is MVFKYRTAGIVAVLAGASLTALLAQNGAPSVASGKREILLQTNQSWNGKPYTHYPTGQPQLTMIKLTIAPHTALPWHTHPFPNVVYVLSGTLTLHDKASGKTQVVHQGEAVGESVDAVHRGESGDEPTVLLITYAGTPGVPTSIPAKGEKAEY, encoded by the coding sequence ATGGTCTTCAAATATCGCACTGCAGGAATCGTGGCCGTACTCGCCGGAGCCTCTCTAACGGCTCTACTCGCTCAAAACGGTGCTCCGTCCGTCGCAAGCGGCAAGCGCGAAATCCTGCTGCAAACAAACCAATCGTGGAACGGCAAGCCCTATACGCATTACCCCACAGGTCAGCCGCAACTTACCATGATCAAACTGACCATCGCACCGCACACCGCTTTGCCTTGGCACACCCATCCCTTCCCCAATGTCGTCTATGTGCTTTCAGGCACCCTCACCTTGCACGACAAAGCCAGCGGCAAGACCCAGGTCGTCCATCAGGGAGAGGCCGTCGGAGAATCGGTAGACGCTGTCCATCGGGGCGAGTCGGGAGACGAACCCACCGTGCTGCTCATCACCTATGCCGGCACACCCGGCGTTCCAACTTCAATCCCCGCTAAGGGAGAGAAAGCAGAGTACTAA
- a CDS encoding CHRD domain-containing protein — protein MKKISKLIRTAVAASALLFVSLASHAATLHLQAELKASTEVPPKDSTGTGHLTATLNTDTNELTYHIDFSGLTGPVIAAHFHGPALEGANAKPQVPIKASPITSPVDGKVTLTPEQSKDLLDGKWYFNLHTSANPGGEIRGQIVKSE, from the coding sequence ATGAAAAAGATATCCAAACTTATCCGTACAGCCGTGGCCGCTTCTGCGCTGCTCTTCGTGTCCCTCGCATCCCACGCCGCAACGCTCCATCTCCAGGCGGAATTGAAGGCCTCCACCGAAGTTCCCCCAAAGGACAGCACCGGAACGGGCCACCTGACCGCTACGCTGAACACCGACACCAATGAATTGACGTATCACATTGACTTCAGCGGTCTCACCGGCCCCGTGATTGCGGCACACTTCCACGGCCCGGCACTCGAAGGAGCCAACGCAAAGCCCCAGGTCCCGATCAAAGCGAGCCCCATCACCAGCCCGGTTGACGGCAAGGTGACGTTGACACCGGAACAGTCCAAAGATTTGCTCGACGGCAAGTGGTACTTCAACCTCCATACGTCTGCCAATCCCGGCGGTGAAATTCGCGGCCAGATTGTGAAGTCGGAGTAA
- a CDS encoding TonB-dependent receptor, which translates to MNAQNAASISGAVQDTQKAQIPGARVVAIRAETGDIHETNSDGSGFFSFPVLLPGHYNLKVEKDGFSPQVQSGVQIFTGGTTPVNFVLDPGQVEEHIDVQGDVALLQTATSAVSDVIENKTIVNYPLVDRRATQLQRLNGFVIGGGTGSGAYFAIAGGRGGNANYTVDGGTTQNLLQGVPTQMFDLPIDSLQEFSLSVSNYTADQGRSSGGIIQMTTKSGTNQLHGSAYIYYRSQNLQAIPEFAPISPITNKPINAPLSYKLFGASIGGPIKKGKTYFFFTYEGKVETTTSVLSLNVPTAAERTGDFSAISTPVIDPRTGKQAIGDNGALNVLPSSEIDPYGLKLASYYPLPNVPGAAINNNNFAANDSNVQLYNDYVVRIDHTFNERNSIYFRFLAQPDHENTLDVYPTAGTDGYGSLSHNFYYNPSATWNHAFTSALLNEARFTFTNRQGLSISHGVNSAAATQLALPGTNPTFFPGATLTGLAAIGNTSQQQRLQTPIISNEYTDNLSWQRGNHQLKFGVDYRTSADGDLYSPSAGGFFTFTPAGASANSAAGSLANLLLGVVNTATRQETEYLYSSAWSWGLYAQDNWHVNNKLTLNYGLRWDVDSPRYLENNRQNSFDTKAINPVSGTPGVITFSGINGQSRYANNFDDHLFGPRFGFAYTPREHTVVRGGAGILYPGEYDQATPIVLNTGFSNAVTINSPNSVAGTPAFLLKNNGTQGTGLAVFPTIAQLTPGYGAVAAPYTAPYIAPQFIAPKRLTGYLYQTNLDLQHEFAGNLLLDIGYLGTFGHHLASPFAESINQITPANLATLANGTATVKPQALRPFPQFSNVQNLYPDIGQSRYNGINIGVQKRYSHGFQYQLNYTYSKFIDNEESRSELAGYPGIDTYTDYYNPKDRFGLSGNDVRNRLIANGVLELPFGRGKLVNVQSGWLNEVVGGWSISGLAEIHSGTALSVIDATNNTGSYSDGVRPNLTGNPNGLSKSRSRAAKTAEWFDTSAFTQNAAYTFGNAPRTFGRGPDLVTADLTLLKRVAIHEQQGIEFRLEDFNAFNHANLGNPNTVFGNANFGKISTLQSGTTGSRTLQLAAHYTF; encoded by the coding sequence GTGAATGCCCAAAACGCCGCATCCATCTCGGGCGCGGTTCAAGACACCCAGAAGGCACAAATCCCTGGTGCACGAGTGGTTGCGATACGAGCGGAGACAGGCGATATCCACGAAACGAACTCCGATGGCTCCGGGTTCTTTTCTTTTCCCGTGCTGCTTCCGGGACACTACAACCTGAAGGTTGAAAAGGATGGATTCAGTCCCCAGGTACAGTCCGGCGTGCAGATCTTTACCGGAGGTACAACGCCAGTGAATTTTGTTCTGGATCCAGGACAAGTGGAAGAGCATATCGATGTCCAGGGGGACGTTGCTCTGCTGCAGACTGCGACCTCGGCGGTTTCGGATGTGATTGAAAACAAGACCATCGTCAACTACCCGCTGGTGGATCGCCGCGCAACCCAGTTGCAGAGGCTCAATGGTTTTGTGATTGGTGGTGGCACAGGTTCAGGTGCGTATTTTGCGATTGCCGGCGGTCGCGGAGGCAATGCAAACTACACGGTCGATGGTGGCACTACACAGAACCTGTTGCAAGGCGTACCGACGCAGATGTTCGATCTTCCTATCGACTCGCTCCAGGAGTTCAGCTTGAGTGTGAGCAACTACACCGCTGATCAGGGGCGATCGAGTGGCGGCATTATCCAGATGACTACCAAATCCGGTACCAATCAACTTCATGGCAGCGCCTATATCTACTATCGCAGCCAGAATCTTCAGGCGATTCCCGAGTTTGCGCCAATCAGTCCGATTACAAACAAGCCTATCAACGCTCCTTTGAGCTACAAGCTGTTTGGAGCCAGCATCGGAGGACCGATCAAAAAAGGCAAGACCTACTTCTTCTTTACCTATGAAGGAAAGGTGGAGACGACGACCAGCGTCCTCTCACTCAATGTGCCTACAGCCGCGGAACGGACGGGAGATTTCTCGGCCATCTCTACCCCCGTTATCGATCCTCGCACGGGGAAACAGGCCATAGGAGACAACGGAGCACTCAACGTACTACCCAGCTCTGAAATCGACCCTTATGGGCTAAAGTTGGCTTCCTATTATCCTTTGCCGAATGTTCCTGGAGCGGCGATCAACAATAATAACTTCGCGGCGAATGATTCGAATGTGCAGCTTTACAACGACTATGTGGTGCGTATCGACCATACCTTCAATGAAAGGAATTCAATCTACTTTCGCTTTCTAGCCCAGCCCGACCACGAAAATACACTGGATGTCTACCCGACAGCAGGGACGGATGGCTATGGCTCTCTTTCTCATAACTTTTACTACAACCCCTCCGCAACCTGGAATCACGCCTTTACTTCTGCGCTGCTCAATGAAGCGCGTTTTACGTTTACCAACCGCCAGGGCCTGTCGATCAGCCATGGGGTCAATTCCGCGGCCGCCACACAACTGGCGCTCCCTGGGACGAATCCTACTTTCTTCCCGGGAGCCACCCTTACTGGTCTGGCTGCGATTGGCAATACCTCGCAGCAGCAGCGTCTGCAAACCCCCATCATCAGCAATGAGTACACCGATAATCTCTCCTGGCAGCGAGGGAATCATCAGCTAAAGTTTGGAGTTGACTACCGTACTTCCGCAGACGGTGACCTGTACTCTCCTTCAGCGGGTGGCTTTTTTACCTTCACTCCTGCTGGGGCCAGTGCCAACTCGGCCGCAGGCAGTCTGGCGAATCTATTGTTGGGTGTTGTCAATACCGCCACCCGTCAAGAGACGGAGTATCTATACTCCTCAGCCTGGAGTTGGGGGCTCTACGCGCAGGACAACTGGCACGTGAACAATAAGCTCACCTTGAACTATGGGTTGCGTTGGGATGTTGACTCCCCTCGCTATCTGGAGAACAACCGCCAGAATTCGTTTGATACGAAGGCGATCAATCCGGTCTCCGGAACTCCTGGCGTGATTACTTTTTCAGGGATCAATGGACAGAGCCGTTATGCCAACAACTTCGACGACCATCTCTTTGGTCCGCGTTTTGGCTTTGCCTATACTCCACGGGAGCACACGGTCGTTCGTGGGGGAGCGGGAATTCTTTACCCTGGTGAATACGATCAGGCCACCCCGATCGTTCTCAACACCGGGTTTTCTAATGCCGTCACGATTAATTCTCCGAACTCCGTTGCGGGCACACCGGCTTTTCTGCTTAAGAACAACGGCACCCAGGGGACGGGCTTGGCTGTATTTCCGACGATTGCTCAATTGACGCCTGGATACGGTGCTGTTGCGGCACCTTACACTGCGCCCTATATTGCGCCGCAGTTTATAGCGCCCAAGCGTCTAACCGGGTATTTATATCAGACCAACCTTGATCTACAGCATGAGTTTGCAGGCAACCTGCTTCTTGATATTGGATATCTCGGAACCTTTGGTCATCATCTGGCCAGTCCCTTTGCGGAGAGCATCAACCAGATCACTCCTGCAAATCTGGCTACCTTGGCCAACGGAACCGCAACGGTAAAACCGCAAGCCTTGCGTCCTTTCCCTCAGTTCAGTAACGTGCAGAATCTCTATCCTGATATCGGGCAGTCACGTTATAACGGCATCAATATCGGTGTGCAGAAGCGGTACAGTCATGGGTTCCAGTATCAGTTGAACTACACCTACTCGAAGTTTATCGATAATGAAGAGTCGCGTAGTGAACTGGCTGGTTATCCCGGCATAGATACCTACACGGATTATTACAACCCGAAGGATCGCTTTGGTCTCTCCGGTAACGACGTTCGCAATCGGCTCATCGCCAACGGGGTGCTTGAGTTGCCGTTTGGCAGAGGGAAGTTAGTGAACGTGCAATCCGGCTGGCTGAATGAGGTTGTGGGGGGATGGTCGATCAGTGGGCTTGCCGAGATCCATTCGGGTACGGCGCTCAGCGTGATTGATGCAACCAATAACACGGGCAGCTACTCCGATGGCGTGCGGCCTAACCTGACAGGCAATCCAAATGGTCTGTCGAAGTCCAGATCTCGGGCAGCTAAAACGGCTGAGTGGTTCGATACAAGCGCTTTTACCCAAAATGCCGCGTATACCTTTGGCAATGCACCCCGTACCTTTGGCCGTGGACCTGATCTGGTAACCGCCGATCTTACGTTGCTCAAGAGAGTAGCGATCCACGAACAGCAGGGAATCGAGTTTCGCCTGGAGGATTTCAACGCCTTCAACCATGCAAACCTGGGTAATCCTAATACAGTTTTTGGTAATGCAAACTTTGGCAAGATCAGCACGCTTCAATCGGGAACTACCGGTTCCAGAACATTACAGCTTGCTGCTCATTACACCTTCTGA
- a CDS encoding rhodanese-like domain-containing protein — protein MLKKIATISAIGFLSTIAFARQSPASTHQPNQTQETQPASKAKKLTRAEFDALIAHPDRVLLIDVRRPDEISSIGGFPVYLSIQIKDLKSHLGEIPKDKLIITVSNHAARASVAADLLADNGFEVAGAIGAQTYETEGGTLLKIAVPKPAAEQTGTTHAVAATEGK, from the coding sequence ATGTTGAAGAAAATAGCGACAATTAGCGCCATCGGTTTCTTATCAACCATAGCGTTCGCACGGCAATCCCCTGCCTCGACCCACCAGCCGAATCAGACGCAGGAAACACAACCTGCCTCGAAGGCAAAGAAACTAACTCGTGCAGAATTCGATGCCCTCATCGCCCATCCCGATCGAGTGCTGCTCATCGACGTTCGCAGACCCGACGAGATCTCTTCGATCGGAGGCTTTCCCGTCTATCTCAGCATTCAGATCAAGGATCTGAAAAGCCATCTTGGAGAAATTCCTAAAGACAAACTGATCATCACAGTCTCCAATCACGCCGCGAGAGCCTCCGTCGCAGCCGACCTGCTGGCAGACAACGGCTTCGAAGTAGCAGGAGCCATCGGCGCTCAGACCTATGAGACCGAAGGTGGAACACTGCTGAAGATCGCGGTACCTAAGCCCGCCGCAGAACAAACCGGTACAACTCATGCTGTAGCCGCTACAGAAGGCAAATAA